One window from the genome of Natronomonas pharaonis DSM 2160 encodes:
- a CDS encoding PGF-CTERM sorting domain-containing protein — protein MYENNRILTGGWTRGQIRAVLLAAILVMSLVALAVPAAATGEDESATEHTSTADIGPTPAVSAVERGGADAALRSGGLFFQGQTVVLEVPESVTEQRDFQLRRYDRPGDRTASFVREFNVDGQDRYEISTNRLRGDYAVTLGNDQTQVVEFDSDGVATGVVDQADARPFEVAEQSLRVSWGQDRITTGDDDVDLNIRSNRARYNLNVSADGLDFDDLVNVFRHGGASDNPEPHADRNPFAVDGSVYDAYEDEDVLVVRGLRDGSLTADFTQIDAGDYPFRFEVTDTGVSSGAPASEETDPSPAFFDASDIEPMSATVAPGETVSVSATVTNTGETEGTQTVSLRIDDSPVANSTVGLEAGMSTTVDFEVDAPEEPGQYVHSITTDNATVAGSLTVEAPAETPTETPTETPTETPTETPTEETPETPTETPTEDQHGFGAVVAIVAALSAALLLARRQQS, from the coding sequence ATGTACGAAAACAACCGAATATTAACCGGGGGGTGGACACGAGGTCAAATCCGCGCAGTACTGCTCGCTGCAATACTTGTGATGTCGCTGGTCGCACTCGCTGTCCCAGCCGCCGCAACGGGTGAAGACGAATCGGCCACCGAACACACCTCCACAGCAGATATCGGCCCAACGCCCGCCGTATCAGCCGTCGAGCGGGGCGGTGCTGACGCCGCGCTTCGGTCCGGTGGACTGTTCTTCCAGGGACAGACGGTCGTGCTTGAAGTACCGGAGTCGGTGACCGAACAGCGTGACTTCCAACTCCGGCGGTACGACAGGCCCGGCGACCGGACCGCCTCGTTCGTTCGTGAGTTCAACGTCGATGGACAGGACCGCTACGAGATCTCAACCAACCGACTCCGCGGCGACTACGCTGTGACACTCGGCAACGACCAAACCCAAGTTGTCGAGTTCGACAGCGACGGCGTCGCAACCGGCGTCGTCGACCAAGCCGACGCCCGGCCGTTTGAGGTCGCCGAACAGTCCCTGCGGGTTTCATGGGGCCAGGACCGAATCACGACCGGTGACGACGATGTTGACCTCAATATCCGCTCGAACCGTGCGCGGTACAACCTCAACGTCAGTGCCGACGGGCTTGACTTCGACGACCTCGTGAACGTCTTCCGCCACGGCGGCGCCTCCGACAACCCCGAACCGCACGCAGACAGAAATCCGTTTGCGGTTGACGGGAGCGTCTACGACGCCTACGAGGACGAGGACGTCCTCGTTGTTCGTGGCCTCCGCGATGGCTCGCTTACCGCTGACTTCACTCAAATCGACGCCGGCGACTACCCCTTCCGGTTTGAGGTGACGGACACGGGTGTTTCGTCAGGTGCACCGGCCAGCGAGGAGACCGACCCCTCGCCCGCATTCTTCGATGCTTCGGACATAGAGCCGATGAGCGCGACTGTCGCACCCGGTGAGACAGTGAGCGTCTCGGCGACAGTCACGAACACGGGCGAGACCGAGGGGACACAGACGGTTTCGCTCCGTATCGACGATTCACCGGTCGCCAACAGTACGGTCGGCTTGGAGGCTGGCATGTCGACAACCGTCGACTTCGAGGTTGACGCGCCGGAGGAGCCCGGACAATACGTTCATAGCATCACGACTGATAACGCGACCGTCGCTGGGAGTCTGACCGTCGAAGCACCCGCGGAGACGCCGACCGAAACGCCAACCGAGACACCGACTGAAACGCCGACTGAAACGCCGACCGAAGAAACTCCCGAGACACCGACTGAAACACCGACCGAAGACCAGCACGGGTTCGGTGCTGTCGTCGCCATCGTCGCTGCGCTCTCTGCCGCGCTACTGCTCGCCCGCCGACAACAGTCGTAA
- a CDS encoding RNA-guided endonuclease InsQ/TnpB family protein, with protein sequence MWYDYRFCAYPDRTGVAAEAERHIDIHRQAYNHTRYEYNALDTDEDNIGSAYQHQKRLTEWKDEWSVFSEVHSKALQKTVERFYDNLSNLSEKKQNGHKVGWLKWKPPREYQSVTYSQSGFELKNTSGRTATLWLSKIGDIPIRYHRPIPDNATIKEVTLKKETTGEWYVTFGLEVEDTTLPEKPDVDDLDAEDCVGIDLGITNYIYTSDGDSVDWLNLSDEYERLRREQRNLSRKEHRSNNWKKQRREVAKVKRRIKRKVEDFQHKLTTWLVKTYDAVFVEDLNVSGMLQQRGNARNKQDAAWRGFINMLEYKGDLYGTHVVQVNPAGTTKECAECGVETEKPLWVREHSCPSCGFEADRDANASYNVLSRGLRELGLGQAEVTPVETATAVETDGGRSSSVPASRVIETGSLGVVRKTESSVMTRDEVPRTT encoded by the coding sequence ATGTGGTACGACTACCGCTTCTGTGCCTATCCTGACCGAACAGGTGTGGCTGCGGAAGCGGAACGCCACATCGACATCCACCGCCAAGCCTACAACCACACCCGCTACGAATACAACGCCCTCGACACTGACGAGGACAACATCGGTTCGGCGTATCAACACCAGAAGCGCCTCACCGAGTGGAAAGACGAATGGTCCGTGTTCTCGGAAGTCCACTCGAAGGCGTTGCAGAAAACCGTCGAACGCTTCTACGATAACCTATCGAACCTTTCCGAGAAGAAACAGAACGGGCACAAGGTCGGGTGGCTCAAGTGGAAACCGCCGCGAGAATACCAGAGTGTGACGTACTCGCAGTCCGGCTTCGAACTCAAAAACACGAGTGGTCGGACTGCCACGCTCTGGCTTTCGAAAATCGGTGACATCCCCATCCGCTACCACCGCCCTATCCCCGACAACGCCACTATCAAAGAAGTCACGCTGAAGAAAGAAACGACTGGCGAGTGGTACGTCACGTTTGGCCTCGAAGTCGAAGACACCACGCTCCCCGAGAAACCCGACGTGGATGACTTGGATGCCGAGGATTGTGTCGGCATCGACCTCGGCATCACCAACTACATCTATACGAGCGATGGCGACAGCGTGGACTGGCTTAACCTCTCCGACGAGTACGAACGCCTGCGTCGGGAACAGCGCAATCTCTCCCGAAAAGAACATAGGAGCAACAACTGGAAGAAACAACGCCGGGAGGTCGCCAAAGTCAAACGTCGAATCAAGCGGAAAGTCGAAGATTTCCAGCACAAACTCACGACATGGCTGGTCAAGACGTATGACGCCGTGTTCGTGGAGGATTTGAACGTCTCAGGGATGCTTCAACAGCGGGGGAACGCCCGGAATAAGCAGGACGCTGCGTGGCGTGGGTTCATCAATATGCTGGAGTATAAGGGCGACCTGTACGGCACGCACGTTGTCCAAGTGAACCCTGCGGGGACAACCAAAGAGTGCGCCGAGTGTGGCGTCGAGACGGAGAAGCCGTTGTGGGTGCGGGAACACTCATGTCCGTCGTGTGGGTTCGAGGCGGACAGGGACGCGAATGCGTCGTACAACGTTCTTTCTCGCGGTCTTCGGGAGTTAGGTCTGGGACAGGCCGAAGTCACGCCCGTGGAGACTGCGACCGCTGTGGAAACCGATGGAGGCCGGTCTTCGTCGGTTCCTGCAAGTCGCGTCATCGAAACGGGAAGCCTCGGGGTCGTACGGAAGACGGAGTCTTCCGTGATGACGAGAGACGAAGTCCCTCGAACCACTTGA